One genomic segment of Gottschalkia acidurici 9a includes these proteins:
- a CDS encoding nitrilase-related carbon-nitrogen hydrolase, which yields MVGINKSVRVTVIQAAPIIMNPATILEKILILINKAKEMSINIVVFPESFIPSYLRGLSFGSVVGSRIMEGFKNWQCYYENSVTVPNNVTDILGKYV from the coding sequence ATGGTCGGTATAAATAAATCTGTAAGAGTAACAGTAATTCAAGCAGCACCTATAATTATGAATCCTGCCACTATTCTTGAGAAGATCTTAATTTTGATAAATAAAGCAAAGGAAATGAGCATTAATATAGTTGTTTTTCCTGAATCTTTTATACCTTCTTACCTTAGAGGTCTTTCCTTTGGATCTGTAGTTGGAAGCAGAATAATGGAGGGATTCAAGAATTGGCAGTGTTATTACGAGAATTCTGTAACAGTTCCTAATAATGTAACAGATATTCTAGGGAAATATGTTTAA
- the nifJ gene encoding pyruvate:ferredoxin (flavodoxin) oxidoreductase produces the protein MTVRTKMMDGNEAAAYVSYAFTEVAGIYPITPSTPMAELVDQWSAGGKKNIFDQNVRVAELQSEAGAAGVVHGSLQGGALTTTYTASQGLLLMIPNMYKMAGELLPAVFHVSARAIAAHALSILGDHQDVMATRQTGFAMLASNSPQESMDLAAISHLSAIRSRVPFLHFFDGFRTSHEIQRVETIDYDDLKSIVDYNAIKEFRNRSLNPERPVARGTAQNQDIYFQGRESANPFYDKVPDIVQDYMNDIKKITGREYNLFDYYGHDEAERIIIAMGSVCTTIEETIDYLLDKGEKVGLIKVRLYRPFSERHFFRIYPRAVKKIAVLDRTKEPGSIGEPLYEDVRSVFYDSGYNPIVVGGRYGLGQKDTTPSQIIAVFENLKREVPKNRFTIGIEDDVTNTSLPVDRFIDTSPQENISCRLWGLGSDGTVGASKVTIKIIGDKTDLHAQGYFSYDSKKSGGSTVSHLRFGKDPIKSSYLVYSTDYISCNNKSFINHYDNILDGLKENGTFVLNCPWNIEELEEHLPNRVKRYLAKNNIKFYIINANEIANKIGLGNRINMIMQTVFFKLTNVIPFEDAIKYLKEYIKDLYGRKGDEVVNMNYSAVDKATEELIEVEIPKHWIDSKEQANSADMDLPEFIRKIQIPMAKQEGDKLPVSAFKGREDGTFPLQTTAYEKRGIATSVPRWIPENCIQCNQCSFICPHAVIRPFLLNDEEMKNAPETFIFKKAAGKGEFENLGYKIQISPLDCTGCSNCADVCPAPEKALVMVDAEEEVPKEIENWNYARRGISIKDELMSKETLKGSQFSQPLLEFSGACPGCGETAYLKLVTQLYGDSMMIANATGCSSIWSASAPSIAYCKNNEEKGPSWANSLFEDNAEYGYGMYLGVNQIRNKIKDLMEDAIKTDIDDECKTIFNKWIETMHSTQESKVVSKEVLKVISKEEYKDSKLIQEIISKKDFLAKKSQWLVGGDGWAYDIGFGGLDQVLASGEDINALVFDTEVYSNTGGQSSKSTPTSAVAKFAASGKRIRKKDLGLMAMTYGYVYVAQVAMGANMNQFMKAVTEAEKYKGPSLIICYAPCINHGIRNGMQRSISQEKRAVESGYWHLYRYNPALKDEGKNPFILDSKEPKLPFRDFILSELRFSQLTKISPDLAEELYAKAEEDSKNKYNIYKMLSEAKL, from the coding sequence ATGACAGTAAGAACAAAAATGATGGATGGAAATGAAGCAGCTGCATATGTATCATATGCATTTACTGAAGTTGCAGGTATTTATCCAATAACCCCTTCTACTCCAATGGCGGAGTTAGTTGACCAATGGTCAGCAGGAGGAAAGAAAAATATATTTGACCAAAATGTTAGAGTAGCTGAATTACAATCAGAAGCAGGAGCTGCAGGAGTAGTTCACGGTTCATTGCAAGGGGGAGCATTGACTACGACATATACTGCATCCCAAGGGTTACTGCTAATGATACCAAACATGTATAAAATGGCAGGAGAGCTATTACCAGCAGTATTTCATGTAAGTGCTAGAGCGATTGCAGCACATGCATTGTCTATACTTGGAGATCACCAAGATGTCATGGCAACTAGACAAACAGGGTTTGCTATGCTTGCATCTAATAGTCCACAAGAGTCTATGGACTTAGCAGCTATTTCGCACTTGTCAGCTATAAGATCGAGAGTACCTTTCTTACATTTTTTTGACGGTTTCAGAACGTCTCATGAAATACAGAGAGTAGAGACCATAGACTATGATGACTTAAAATCTATAGTAGATTATAACGCTATAAAAGAATTTAGGAATAGATCACTTAATCCTGAAAGACCTGTAGCTAGAGGAACAGCTCAAAACCAAGACATATACTTTCAAGGAAGGGAGTCAGCAAATCCTTTTTATGATAAAGTGCCAGATATAGTACAGGATTATATGAATGATATAAAAAAGATTACAGGAAGAGAGTATAATTTGTTTGACTACTATGGACATGACGAGGCTGAAAGAATAATTATAGCTATGGGGTCGGTATGTACAACTATAGAAGAAACTATAGACTACTTACTAGATAAAGGTGAAAAAGTTGGACTGATAAAAGTGCGACTGTATAGGCCTTTCTCAGAAAGACATTTTTTTAGGATATATCCTAGAGCAGTGAAAAAAATAGCTGTATTAGATAGAACAAAAGAACCGGGATCAATAGGAGAACCATTATACGAAGATGTAAGATCTGTGTTTTATGATAGTGGATATAATCCTATAGTAGTTGGTGGAAGATATGGACTAGGTCAGAAAGATACTACACCATCACAGATAATAGCAGTATTTGAAAATCTAAAAAGAGAAGTTCCTAAAAATAGGTTTACTATAGGAATAGAAGATGACGTTACAAATACATCATTACCAGTAGACAGATTTATTGATACATCACCGCAAGAAAATATAAGCTGTAGACTATGGGGATTAGGATCCGATGGAACTGTTGGAGCTAGTAAAGTTACTATTAAAATAATAGGAGATAAAACAGATCTTCATGCTCAAGGTTATTTTTCATATGATAGTAAAAAGTCAGGCGGTAGTACAGTATCTCACTTAAGATTTGGAAAAGATCCTATAAAATCATCCTATTTAGTTTATAGTACTGATTATATATCATGTAATAACAAATCATTTATTAATCACTATGACAACATATTGGATGGACTTAAGGAAAATGGTACCTTTGTATTGAATTGTCCATGGAATATAGAAGAGCTTGAAGAACATCTACCAAATAGAGTAAAAAGATATTTAGCAAAGAATAATATAAAGTTCTATATTATAAATGCAAATGAAATAGCTAATAAAATTGGTCTTGGAAATAGAATAAACATGATTATGCAAACAGTATTCTTTAAGCTTACAAATGTAATACCTTTTGAAGATGCCATAAAATACTTGAAAGAGTATATCAAGGATCTTTATGGTAGAAAAGGTGATGAAGTAGTTAATATGAACTACAGTGCAGTAGATAAAGCAACTGAAGAACTTATTGAAGTAGAAATTCCTAAACACTGGATAGATTCTAAAGAACAAGCTAATAGTGCAGACATGGATTTACCAGAGTTTATAAGAAAAATACAAATTCCTATGGCTAAGCAGGAGGGAGATAAATTACCAGTAAGTGCGTTCAAAGGAAGAGAAGATGGTACATTTCCGCTACAAACTACTGCTTATGAAAAAAGAGGAATAGCTACATCTGTTCCTAGATGGATACCTGAAAACTGTATTCAATGTAATCAATGCTCATTTATATGTCCACATGCTGTCATAAGGCCATTTCTACTAAATGATGAAGAAATGAAAAATGCACCTGAGACATTTATATTTAAAAAAGCAGCAGGAAAAGGTGAGTTTGAGAATTTAGGATATAAAATACAAATAAGTCCGCTAGATTGTACAGGATGTAGTAACTGTGCAGACGTATGTCCAGCACCAGAAAAGGCATTAGTAATGGTAGATGCAGAGGAAGAGGTACCGAAGGAAATAGAAAACTGGAACTATGCAAGAAGAGGAATTAGTATAAAAGATGAATTAATGAGCAAAGAAACACTCAAAGGAAGTCAGTTTTCACAGCCACTACTAGAGTTCTCAGGGGCATGTCCTGGATGTGGAGAAACAGCATATCTCAAATTAGTAACTCAGCTATATGGTGATAGTATGATGATAGCAAATGCGACTGGTTGTTCATCTATTTGGAGTGCTAGTGCTCCATCTATAGCATATTGCAAAAACAATGAAGAAAAAGGACCTTCATGGGCTAATTCCTTATTTGAGGATAATGCAGAATATGGTTATGGCATGTACCTTGGGGTTAATCAAATTAGAAATAAGATAAAAGATCTTATGGAAGATGCTATAAAAACAGATATTGATGATGAATGTAAAACTATATTTAACAAATGGATAGAAACTATGCATAGCACACAAGAATCCAAAGTTGTAAGTAAAGAAGTTCTTAAAGTAATATCAAAAGAAGAATATAAAGATAGTAAATTAATTCAAGAAATAATATCTAAAAAGGATTTCCTAGCTAAAAAATCTCAATGGTTAGTAGGAGGAGATGGATGGGCATATGACATTGGATTTGGAGGTCTTGATCAGGTATTAGCTTCTGGAGAAGACATAAACGCATTAGTATTTGACACAGAAGTTTATTCTAATACGGGAGGTCAGTCATCTAAGTCTACACCTACATCTGCAGTAGCTAAGTTTGCAGCATCAGGTAAACGTATCAGAAAAAAAGATTTAGGACTAATGGCTATGACATACGGATATGTTTATGTAGCTCAAGTAGCTATGGGTGCTAATATGAATCAATTTATGAAAGCTGTTACTGAAGCAGAAAAATATAAAGGACCTTCACTAATAATTTGCTATGCGCCATGTATCAATCACGGCATAAGAAATGGAATGCAAAGATCAATATCTCAAGAAAAAAGAGCAGTAGAGTCAGGATATTGGCACCTATATAGATATAATCCAGCTTTAAAAGACGAAGGTAAAAATCCATTTATATTAGATTCAAAGGAACCAAAACTACCATTTAGAGACTTTATTCTTAGTGAATTACGTTTCTCTCAACTTACTAAAATTTCTCCTGATCTTGCAGAAGAGTTATATGCAAAAGCAGAAGAAGATTCTAAAAATAAATATAATATTTATAAAATGCTTTCAGAAGCTAAACTTTAA